From the genome of Nicotiana sylvestris chromosome 2, ASM39365v2, whole genome shotgun sequence, one region includes:
- the LOC138886274 gene encoding protein FANTASTIC FOUR 3-like → MSPPISNFSPQELIEENENVSNWSFMQILNNSSSYQNNQSDTTEEIDVQPSTKQCSSSIMNTRSLDMCTEILGSETGSNYISESNMDEFFSDISRGVKRSKCREFKKRIKKTVTFPPPLTSISGMDRVQIKSYREGGRLVLRAARISTCSPYFQAERANGTLRLSWVKYGNNNEMEVEQDVEVQNGEKAEAEVEAKVIEHENGDDYWPKNGRRRLARKCKESGNRSKGIQNWGQLWVVIS, encoded by the coding sequence ATGTCTCCTCCTATATCAAACTTTTCTCCACAAGAACTaatagaagaaaatgaaaatgtgAGTAACTGGAGTTTCATGCAAATCCTCAACAACTCTTCTTCCTACCAAAATAATCAATCCGATACAACGGAGGAAATCGACGTTCAACCTTCGACGAAGCAATGTTCTTCTTCCATTATGAACACAAGAAGCTTGGATATGTGCACAGAGATATTAGGAAGCGAGACGGGCAGTAATTATATCAGTGAAAGCAATATGGATGAATTCTTTTCTGACATTTCTCGTGGTGTTAAACGATCAAAATGTCGAGAATtcaagaaaagaatcaagaagACAGTAACTTTTCCACCTCCTCTGACTTCAATCAGTGGAATGGACAGAGTACAGATAAAATCTTATCGTGAAGGCGGGCGCCTAGTTTTAAGGGCTGCAAGGATAAGTACTTGCAGCCCTTACTTTCAGGCTGAGCGTGCTAACGGCACGCTCAGACTTTCTTGGGTAAAATATGGTAATAATAATGAAATGGAAGTTGAACAAGATGTTGAAGTTCAAAATGGTGAAAAAGCAGAAGCCGAAGTCGAAGCCAAAGTCATTGAACATGAAAATGGTGATGATTATTGGCCAAAGAATGGTAGAAGAAGATTAGCAAGGAAGTGTAAGGAAAGTGGAAATAGAAGCAAAGGGATACAAAACTGGGGGCAATTATGGGTGGTCATTTCCTAA